A portion of the Kribbella jejuensis genome contains these proteins:
- a CDS encoding PhoH family protein: MAIHAKASSTSSTPDQRTFVLDTSVLLSDPHAMLRFDEHDVVVPVVVVTELEAKRHHPELGYFARTALRLLDELRILHGRLDAPLPVGEKGGTLRVELNHTDPETLPAGFRLGDNDSRILAVACNFMAEGKDVTLVSKDLPMRVKASACGLQAEEYRAELTLESGWTGMAELEVGTQVVDDLYENGSVELTEAGEFPTHTGLVLLSDRGSALGRVMPDKRIRLVRGDREAFGIRGRSAEQRVALDLLLDPDVGIVSLGGRAGTGKSALALCAGLESVMERRQHKKVVVFRPLFAVGGQELGYLPGSESEKMQPWAQAVYDTLGALTSGEVIDEVIDRGMLEVLPLTHIRGRSLHDAFVIVDEAQSLERNVLLTVLSRVGANSRVVLTHDVAQRDNLRVGRHDGVVAVVEQLKGHPLFAHVTLTRSERSPIAALVTEMLDDLQL; encoded by the coding sequence ATGGCCATCCACGCCAAGGCGTCAAGTACCTCATCCACACCGGACCAGCGCACGTTCGTGCTGGACACCTCGGTGCTCCTCTCCGACCCGCACGCGATGCTGCGGTTCGACGAGCACGACGTGGTCGTTCCGGTGGTCGTCGTCACCGAATTGGAGGCCAAACGGCATCACCCCGAGCTCGGCTACTTCGCGCGGACGGCACTGCGACTGCTGGACGAGCTGCGGATCCTGCACGGACGGTTGGACGCACCCCTGCCAGTGGGGGAGAAGGGTGGGACGCTCCGGGTCGAACTGAACCACACCGACCCGGAAACGCTGCCGGCCGGGTTCCGGCTCGGCGACAACGACAGCCGGATCCTGGCCGTGGCCTGCAACTTCATGGCTGAGGGCAAGGACGTGACGCTGGTCTCGAAGGACCTGCCGATGCGGGTCAAGGCGTCGGCGTGCGGCCTGCAGGCCGAGGAGTACCGGGCCGAGCTGACCCTGGAGTCCGGCTGGACCGGGATGGCCGAGCTCGAGGTTGGTACCCAGGTGGTCGACGACCTGTACGAGAACGGTTCCGTCGAGCTGACCGAGGCGGGGGAGTTCCCGACCCATACCGGTCTCGTCCTGCTGTCCGACCGGGGCAGCGCGCTCGGCCGGGTGATGCCGGACAAGCGGATCCGGCTGGTCCGCGGCGACCGGGAGGCGTTCGGGATCCGCGGCCGGTCCGCCGAGCAGCGGGTCGCGCTCGATCTGCTGCTGGACCCCGACGTCGGGATTGTCTCGCTCGGCGGCCGGGCCGGTACCGGCAAGTCCGCGCTCGCGCTGTGCGCCGGCCTGGAGTCGGTGATGGAGCGCCGGCAGCACAAGAAGGTGGTCGTGTTCCGGCCGCTGTTCGCGGTCGGCGGCCAGGAGCTCGGGTACCTGCCGGGCTCGGAGTCGGAGAAGATGCAGCCCTGGGCCCAGGCCGTGTACGACACGCTCGGCGCGCTCACCAGCGGTGAGGTGATCGACGAGGTGATCGACCGCGGCATGCTCGAGGTGCTGCCGCTGACCCACATCCGCGGCCGCTCGCTGCACGACGCGTTCGTGATCGTCGACGAGGCCCAGTCGCTGGAGCGGAACGTCCTGCTCACGGTGCTGTCGCGGGTCGGCGCGAACTCGCGGGTCGTGCTCACCCACGACGTGGCCCAGCGGGACAACCTGCGGGTGGGCCGGCACGACGGCGTGGTCGCCGTGGTCGAGCAGCTGAAGGGGCACCCGCTGTTCGCGCATGTGACGCTGACCCGCTCGGAGCGGTCGCCGATCGCGGCGCTGGTCACGGAGATGCTGGACGACCTGCAGTTGTAA
- a CDS encoding isoprenyl transferase, with the protein MRTPGKQKLRDAVYALYERRLIRSLSPDRIPRHIGVIIDGNRRWARQGGDPVSRGHQAGANKISEFLYWCDDVGVKVVTVWMLSTDNLTRPADELEPLLRIIEQAVEELTAIGRWRIHPVGALDLLPGSTAETLKAAETATQDVNGMLVNVAVGYGGRRELADAVRSLLLEEAAKGISIEELADRVDVEHIARHLYTKGQPDPDLVIRTSGEQRLGGFLLWQSALSEFYFCEALWPDFRHVDFLRAIRSYAQRERRFGT; encoded by the coding sequence ATGCGGACACCTGGCAAGCAGAAGCTGCGCGACGCGGTCTACGCCCTGTACGAGCGCCGGCTGATCAGATCGCTGTCGCCGGACCGGATCCCGCGGCACATCGGCGTCATCATCGACGGCAACCGGCGCTGGGCCCGGCAGGGCGGCGACCCGGTGTCGCGTGGTCACCAGGCCGGCGCGAACAAGATCTCCGAGTTCCTGTACTGGTGCGACGACGTCGGCGTCAAGGTCGTCACAGTGTGGATGCTGTCCACCGACAACCTGACCCGGCCGGCCGACGAGCTGGAGCCGCTGCTCCGGATCATCGAGCAGGCGGTCGAGGAGCTGACCGCGATCGGCCGCTGGCGGATCCACCCGGTGGGCGCGCTCGACCTGCTCCCGGGCAGTACGGCGGAAACCCTGAAGGCGGCCGAGACCGCGACCCAGGACGTCAACGGCATGCTCGTGAACGTCGCCGTCGGGTACGGCGGCCGCCGCGAACTGGCCGACGCGGTCCGCTCGCTGCTGCTGGAAGAGGCCGCGAAGGGCATCTCGATCGAGGAGCTGGCCGACCGTGTCGACGTCGAGCACATCGCCCGGCACCTGTACACCAAGGGCCAGCCCGACCCGGACCTGGTCATCCGCACGTCAGGTGAACAGCGTCTGGGTGGCTTCCTGCTCTGGCAGAGCGCGCTGAGCGAGTTCTACTTCTGTGAAGCACTCTGGCCGGACTTCCGGCACGTGGACTTCCTGCGTGCGATTCGGAGCTATGCCCAGCGAGAACGTCGCTTCGGGACGTAG
- the trhA gene encoding PAQR family membrane homeostasis protein TrhA, whose product MTATSAQPQDLGHRLSGRLKPKLRGWLHAGTFPFATAAGIVLVCLAPHANARWAAAVYTVGAMLLFGISALYHRFYWGPKGEAILRRLDHSNIFLLIAGTYTPLGMVLLHGKDRLLMLGLVWGGATAGILFRIFWLSAPRWIYTPIYLALGWVAIFWMGDIYHSGGAAVVTLIAVGGGLYSIGAVVYATKRPDPSPRWFGFHEIFHAFTVAAFICHYIAVSIATYRAG is encoded by the coding sequence ATGACCGCTACCAGCGCCCAGCCCCAGGACCTCGGCCACCGGCTCTCCGGCCGGCTGAAGCCCAAGCTTCGTGGATGGTTGCACGCCGGTACGTTCCCGTTCGCCACCGCCGCCGGCATCGTCTTGGTCTGTCTGGCGCCGCACGCCAACGCGCGCTGGGCCGCTGCGGTCTACACCGTCGGAGCGATGCTGCTGTTCGGCATCTCGGCGCTGTACCACCGGTTCTACTGGGGTCCGAAGGGCGAGGCGATCCTGCGCCGGCTCGACCACAGCAACATCTTCCTGCTGATCGCCGGTACCTACACACCGCTCGGCATGGTCCTGCTGCACGGCAAGGACCGGCTGCTGATGCTCGGCCTGGTGTGGGGCGGCGCGACCGCCGGCATCCTGTTCCGGATCTTCTGGCTGAGTGCTCCGCGCTGGATCTACACGCCGATCTACCTCGCGCTGGGCTGGGTCGCGATCTTCTGGATGGGCGACATCTACCACTCCGGCGGTGCCGCGGTCGTCACGCTGATCGCGGTCGGCGGCGGCCTGTACTCCATCGGCGCCGTCGTCTACGCCACCAAGCGCCCGGACCCGTCCCCCCGCTGGTTCGGCTTCCATGAGATCTTCCATGCGTTCACCGTGGCGGCCTTCATCTGCCACTACATCGCCGTCAGCATCGCCACCTACCGCGCCGGCTGA
- a CDS encoding MarR family winged helix-turn-helix transcriptional regulator: protein MTSVNDLPSSPAGAWSEHVAGLLAAALKRVREEILATSEEHFPGLRVSHYRLLELIPPGGARITDLAEVAVMTKQGLGQHVDYLQRLGYVESDRLREDRRVRLVRRTPTGDEAAAFSRAAIERIEGRWIAQLGPERYAELRETLRELAG, encoded by the coding sequence ATGACTTCCGTCAACGACCTGCCGAGCAGTCCTGCCGGCGCGTGGTCAGAGCATGTGGCCGGTCTGCTGGCCGCTGCGCTGAAGCGGGTCCGGGAGGAGATCCTGGCGACCTCGGAGGAGCACTTCCCGGGGCTGCGGGTCTCCCATTACCGGCTGCTCGAGTTGATTCCGCCCGGCGGCGCCCGGATCACCGACCTCGCGGAGGTCGCGGTGATGACGAAACAGGGTCTCGGCCAGCACGTCGACTACCTGCAGAGACTCGGGTACGTCGAGTCCGACCGGCTGCGCGAGGACCGCCGCGTCCGGCTGGTACGCCGTACCCCCACGGGCGACGAAGCGGCGGCCTTCAGTCGTGCCGCGATCGAACGGATTGAGGGGCGCTGGATCGCCCAGTTGGGCCCTGAGCGCTACGCGGAGCTACGGGAAACGCTCCGCGAGTTGGCCGGCTGA
- a CDS encoding phosphotransferase yields the protein MVSGLEVLGRDALGEEDLTALARTITGDPAAVASAVRVETVDYPIGTPSTESLHRVFGTTTAGADWSCFVKKLQSVRHSPIIELVPVEFRQSFIDYMPWNLEIAVHRSGVGDLMPDGMRLPKAYRIDVYDDDRGTVWMENVVQEWGPWPIARFERAAYLLGRLSARRQPHLVEPLLDREVSRIPGNGLRYYAGGRVLNAALPALSDPATWRHPMLAAAVCNLGDHRLKDDLLDLGARVPGVLDALDALPQCYQHGDASPQNLLVPHDSPDEFVVIDWGFDCPQAVGFDLGQLLIGLAHAGELSAEALPAVHKVILEAFQEGLAADGMQVSEDEVLYGYLGSLLIRATFTALPLELFGKAQASPELFEERVLLTRALVDLVSEVI from the coding sequence ATGGTCAGCGGGCTCGAAGTGCTGGGGCGGGACGCGTTGGGGGAGGAGGACCTGACCGCGCTCGCGCGGACGATCACCGGGGATCCGGCGGCCGTCGCGAGCGCGGTCCGGGTCGAGACGGTCGACTATCCGATCGGTACGCCGAGCACCGAGTCACTCCACCGGGTGTTCGGGACCACAACCGCCGGCGCGGACTGGTCCTGTTTCGTGAAGAAGCTCCAGTCGGTGCGGCACTCGCCGATCATCGAACTGGTACCGGTGGAGTTCCGGCAGAGCTTCATCGACTACATGCCGTGGAACCTGGAGATCGCGGTGCACCGCAGCGGCGTCGGCGACCTGATGCCGGACGGCATGCGGCTCCCGAAGGCGTACCGGATCGATGTGTACGACGACGACCGCGGCACGGTCTGGATGGAGAACGTCGTCCAGGAGTGGGGTCCGTGGCCGATCGCCCGCTTCGAGCGGGCCGCCTACCTGCTCGGCCGGCTGTCCGCGCGGCGGCAGCCGCACCTCGTCGAGCCCTTGCTCGACCGGGAGGTCTCGAGAATTCCCGGGAACGGTCTGCGGTACTACGCGGGCGGTCGCGTCCTGAACGCCGCCCTGCCCGCGCTGTCCGATCCGGCTACCTGGCGGCACCCGATGCTCGCGGCAGCCGTCTGCAACCTCGGCGACCACCGGTTGAAGGACGATCTGCTGGACCTCGGCGCGCGGGTCCCTGGGGTGCTCGACGCCCTGGACGCACTCCCCCAGTGCTACCAGCACGGCGACGCCAGCCCGCAGAACCTGCTGGTCCCACACGACTCCCCCGACGAGTTCGTGGTGATCGACTGGGGCTTCGACTGCCCGCAGGCGGTCGGGTTCGACCTGGGGCAGTTGCTGATCGGCCTGGCGCACGCGGGCGAGTTGTCGGCGGAGGCGCTGCCCGCAGTACACAAGGTGATTCTCGAGGCGTTCCAGGAAGGACTTGCCGCAGACGGGATGCAGGTGAGCGAGGACGAGGTCCTGTACGGGTACCTGGGCTCGCTGCTGATCCGTGCGACGTTCACTGCGCTACCGCTGGAGCTGTTCGGCAAGGCCCAGGCGTCACCGGAGC